Proteins found in one Nerophis lumbriciformis linkage group LG27, RoL_Nlum_v2.1, whole genome shotgun sequence genomic segment:
- the LOC133570080 gene encoding transcription factor AP-4-like: MEYFMMPTEKIPNLQQFKKTEKDVIGGLCSLANIPFSPETAQDQERRIRREIANSNERRRMQSINAGFQSLKTLLPHTDGEKLSKAAILQQTADYIFALEQEKTQLLSQNNQLKRFIQEFNGSSPKRRRAEEKDEGIGSPDILDEEKVEELRREMLELRQQLDRERSARMQLEEQVRSLDTQLHPERLKVITQQVEEEQAHLQSQTLLRLQQIQAADRQPQSPKVLTPPTALASTHHPTVIVPAPALTQQPHHHVNVVTMSSAVHTGTVSTSRQNLDTIVQAIHHIERTQERRASAEEEQRRAVIVSPAHVAMDTACSDTDTDTEGEDCSMN; this comes from the exons ATGGAATATTTCATGATGCCGACAGAGAAGATCCCAAACCTGCAGCAGTTCAAGAAGACGGAGAAGGACGTGATCGGCGGGCTGTGCAG CCTGGCTAACATCCCCTTCAGTCCAGAGACCGCACAAGACCAGGAGAGAAGAATCCGCCGTGAAATCGCCAACAGCAACGAGCGGCGACGCATGCAGAGCATCAACGCTGGCTTCCAGTCCCTCAAAACCCTCCTGCCTCACACAGATGGGGAGAAACTCAGCAAG GCTGCCATCTTGCAACAGACAGCAGACTACATATTTGCTTTGGAGCAGGAAAAGACACAGCTCTTGTCACAGAACAACCAACTCAAACGCTTCATCCAG GAGTTCAACGGTTCCTCACCAAAGAGGCGGCGAGCAGAGGAGAAAGATGAAGGCATCGGTTCTCCCGACATCTTGGACGAGGAGAAGGTGGAGGAGCTGAGGAGAGAAATGCTGGAGTTGCGTCAGCAGCTGGACCGAGAACGTTCTGCTCGCATGCAGCTGGAGGAGCAG GTGCGCTCATTGGACACACAGCTGCACCCGGAGCGTCTCAAGGTGATCACCCAACAGGTGGAGGAAGAGCAGGCACACCTCCAGAGTCAGACGCTGTTAAGGCTGCAGCAGAtccaggccgcagacagacaacCTCAAAGTCCAAAG GTGTTGACTCCTCCCACTGCCCTCGCCTCAACTCACCACCCAACAGTCATCGTCCCAGCACCAGCACTAACCCAGCAACCCCATCACCATGTCAACGTGGTAACCATGAGCTCAGCTGTCCACACCGGCACCGTGTCCACGTCCAGACAAAACCTGGACACCATCGTGCAG GCCATCCATCACATCGAGCGCACTCAGGAGAGACGAGCGAGCGCAGAGGAGGAGCAGAGACGAGCCGTCATtgttagccccgcccacgtcGCCATGGACACCGCCTGCTCGGACACAGACACGGATACAGAGGGAGAGGACTGTTCAATGAACTGA